The nucleotide window ACGAGGAACCCGGAGAGGGCATCCTCGTTGCCGCTGAGGTCGGTGAAGAACGGCAGGAACTGAACGGCGATGAGGGCGCCGCCGGCGGTGAGCAGCAGACTCCACAGTGTGAACACGATGAGCGAGGAGCCCACGGACAGGGTCGGGATGAAGCGCAGCAGGCGGAATCCGGAGTCCAGGGCCTCGATGAACGTCAGCGGGCGCTTGGGCAGGAGTCCGCGCGGTGGAGGCGGGCGCCAGCCGCGTGAGGGTGGGGACGGTGAACGCCGCTGCCACTGACCGGTGCGCCAGTCGACCTCCGAGGTCCATGCATTCGTCTGTCCCATCACCGCCAATCCTGCCATGATTGTCCTCATCATGCCGAGCAGAGGGCACTCAGTTCCCGAGACTGACGATCCAGCCCGATAGGGTAGGAGTGTCGGGAACGAAAGAACAAGCCAATATAAGGGACAATGGGAGCATGAATGCTCGAATCCTCGTAGTTGATGATGACACGGCTTTGGCCGAAATGATTGGAATTGTGCTCAAAAGCGAAGGCTTCGAGCCCTTCTTCTGCGCCACCGGCGACCAGGCTTTCGAGGAGTTCCAGAAGGTCAGCCCGGACCTCGTCCTCCTCGATCTGATGCTGCCCGGCAAAGACGGTCTCGAGGTCTGCCGGGAGATCCGCGAGATCTCCTCGGTGCCGATCATCATGCTCACGGCGAAGTCCGACACCGTCGACGTCGTGCTCGGCCTCGAATCCGGTGCCGACGACTACGTTCCCAAGCCGTTCAAACCCAAGGAGCTCATCGCTCGAGTCCGCGCCCGACTGCGGATCTCCGAACCGCAGGCCCCGGAGCTGCTGACCGTCGGCGATGTCGTCGTCGATGTGGCCGGCCACACCGTGACCAAGGGCGGTTCCCCGGTGTCGCTGACTCCACTCGAATTCGATCTGCTCGTGGCCCTGGCCCGCAAGCCCTGGCAGGTGTTCTCCCGTGAGACCCTCCTCGAAGAGGTCTGGGGCTACCGTCACGCCGCCGATACCCGGCTGGTCAACGTCCACGTGCAGCGGCTGCGGTCGAAGATCGAACGCGACCCCGAGAAGCCCGACATCATCGTCACCGTCCGCGGCGTCGGCTATAAGGCCGGCAGAGCCGCGTGAGCCCCGACTCGGCGGCGGGCGGACCCGTCCGCACCGCCGCCTCGGCACTGCGAACGTTCTGGAACTTCATCCTCCGATCGTTCAGCCACTCCCTGCAGGTCAGGATCGTCGTCCTCACCATCGTGCTCACCTCGGTGGCGATCTTCGGCGTCGGCACCTATATGTCTCAGCAGATCGCGCGCGGCCTCTTCGACACCCGCTTGGACTCCCTGTCCTCACAGACGCGGTCGATCCTCGCCGAACTGCGGTCCCTGGCCCCCGTCGACGGTCAGGCGGTGACCCAGGACACCCTGTCATCGCAGCTGTCATCGATCTACAACCGTTCGGCCGGTTCGGTTTATTCGCTGACCTTGGAGCCGAAGGACCCGAACTCCTCGTTCACCACGATCACCGCGGGCGATGCCGCAGAGGACGGAGAGACTGCGAAGGTGCCCATCAGCGAGGAGCTGCGCGAAGCCATCCGCAAGGCCCCGACCGATGACAAGCTCTATCAGTCGGTGAGCCTGCCCGACGGCACGGGCCCCGGACTGCTCATCACCCAGGAACTCCAGATCCCCGGCGCCGGCCAGTTCCAGCTGTACTACCTCGGCGATCTCTCGGAACAGCAGGACACCCTGAACTTCGTGCAGCGGTCGATGTTCGTCGCCGCGCTCGTCCTCGTCGTCCTCGTCGGTGCTGTGGCCTGGATCGTCACCCGCCTCGTCGTCACCCCGGTGCGCACGGGCGCCGAGGTGGCCCGACTCATCGCCGACGGCGACCTCGACGAACGCATGCCCGTGCACGGCAATGATGAGATCGCTGTGCTCGGCGAGAGCTTCAATGACATGGCCGACACCCTGCAGCACCAGATCGAGCAGATGGAGCGGCTCTCGGTGCTGCAGCGCCAGTTCGTCTCCGACGTCTCCCACGAGCTGCGCACCCCATTGACGACGATCCGCGCCGCCGCGGACCTCATCTACGATTCCCGGGACGAACTCGATCCCGTCACCGCCCGCAGCGCGGAGCTGCTGAACTCGCAGGCCGAACGGTTCGACAATCTGCTCTCCGACCTGCTGGAGATCTCTCGCTACGACGCGGGTGCCGCCGCTCTCGTGGCCAAACCCGTCGATATCGGCGCAATCGTCACCTCCGTCATCGAAACTGTGTCGATGGTCGCCGAGCAGATGTCGACGGGCATCGTCGTCCACGCCCCGTCGTCGCCAGTCATGGCCGAGGTCGACCGTGTGCGCATCACCCGCATCGTGCGCAACCTCGTGGTCAACGCGATCGAACACGGTGAAGGCAACCCGATCGACATCTATGTCGCCTCCAACGCCGAGGCGGTGGCCGTGAGTGTGCGCGACCACGGCGTGGGAATGAACGAAGACCAGGTCGAGCACGTCTTCGACCGGTTCTGGCGCGCCGATCCGGCCCGCAAACGGACCCTCGGCGGTTCCGGGCTGGGTCTGGCGATCTCGCTCGAGGATGCCCATCTGCACAGCGGCTGGCTGCAGGTGTGGGGCAAGATCGGCGAGGGCTCCTGCTTCCGGCTGACGATTCCGCGCCGCCCGGATCAGGAGATCACCTCCTCACCGCTGCCGCTGCCGCCTCGGGACGCACAGATCCAGGGCGCCGCACTCGTGGCCGGCCCGCTGTCGTCCGACGGGTCCGTGCGGATTCAGACCGGGTCGATTCCGATCGTCGTCGAAACCGATCAGCAGGTGCTCACCGACGATCCGCAGCAGCACGTCGAAACGATCGAGACGCTCGAAGACGACAACGACCTCGACCAGCCGGAAAGCGCCGCCGAGACCGAGGACGAGAACGAAGGAGGCCGATCATGACATCGATGAAGTCACGGGGGATCCGTTCACGGCGGGTCCGCGTCCGCACGCTCCTGGTCTCCGTGTTCGCCGCGTTCGTTCTCGTCGGGTGCTCGTCGATCCCGACGTCTTCGCCGGTCGGGCACATCGAGGACGATTCGGGTGATACCGGGGCCAGCAACGCGCGCATCCCCGACGGGCCCGAACCCGGAGACAACGTCTCGGAGATCGTGCGCGGATTCCTCGCCGCAGGTGCGGGAGCCGGCAACAACTTCTCCGTCGCCAGATCCTTCCTCACCGAGGCCGAAGCGCAGGAATGGAGTCCGCAGGAATCAGTGTCGGTGCTGCCCAATGACACGGACATCGACTCGTTGAACCAGGACCTCACCTCTGACCAGAAGACCCTGAGTCTATCGGCCCCAGTGGTCGGCCTCGTCGACTCCTCTGGCGTGTACAACTCGACGAAACCCGGCACCCAGTCGACGTTGGAGTTCTCACTGCGGCAGGAGAACGGCGAATGGCGGATCTCCTCGGCTCCCGACGGTCTGCTCATCAGCCAGTCGGATTTCCGCACGATCTTCCTCAACTACTCGCTGCAGTTCTACACCTCCGACTACTCGTATCTCGTCCCTGATTCCCGCTGGTTCCTCCGCTCCTCGTCGACTCCGACCGCGCTGATGAACGAACTGCTCAGCGGACCGGCCCCGTACCTCTCCGGCGCGGTGATCACCGCGATCCCGGACGGCGCGAAACTCAGCGATTCGAACGTGGTCACAATCGAAAACGGTGTCGCGCGTGTGTCGCTGGGAGCACAGACTCCCGCCCCCTCCGACAGGGAGAAAGGGCTCATCCGACAGCAGATCTCGACGACTCTGCAGGTCATCCCGTCTATCTCGAGCATCGAACTGAGCATCGGCGGACAGACCGTCTCAGCGAATCTGCAGTCGAAGACCGATTCCTCCATTCAGGTCGACGGCCCTCCTGTGGTGCTCGCCGACAACCGGATCTCCCGCGTCTCGGGCACCACTGTGGCCAAGGTCGAGAACAGCCCGAACCTCAAGGGGAAGAAGGCCAGTGATCCCGCGGTCTCCCTCGACGACTCGCTGTACGTGTACCTGCAGAACGAACGCAGGGAACTCATGCGGTTGAAGTCCGATGCGGTCGACGCCACCCCGATCCTCAAGGGCAAGCGTCTCGTGCGTCCGAGTATCGACAGGTTCAATACGATCTGGACGGGAGAGGCCGAGAACAAGGGCGAACTCAAGGCAGTGGGACGCGACGGCAAGGTCTTCACAGTGACCGCCGACTTCCTCTCCGGCCGACAGCTCGTTGATGTCGAGGTGTCGCGCGACGGCACGCGTGTCGCCCTGCTCAGTCGGCACAAGGGGGAACCGGACCGCATCGACGTCGTCGGAGTACCGCGAGACAAGGCCGGCAATCCCGCCGGACGGGTCTCCGAGACTCCGATCTCGGTCGGGGCGAACTTCGACGAGGTCAAAGACGTCTCCTGGGCCGGTTCGACCAGCCTGGTGGCACTAGCGGCAGAGGAGGGCGACACCGTTCAGCCATTCCGCATCGGTGTCACTGGTCCCTCGGAACAGCTCGGCGAGGTCACCGGCGGAAGCCGCATCGCAGGCGGCGCCGATGGTCGCTCGATCCTGGTGACCAGCTCCAAGGGCGCGCTGTACTCGTACAACTCGAATGCGTGGCAGAAACTCGTCGACGTCGCCGCGAAGGATCCGTCCTACCCGGGCTGACCGAACGGCGCGGGGAATGACCGCACGTGTAGGGCCGACAGATCGTGCCCGGACCGATACAGATCGAGCAGGGCAGCGCCTGCACATAGTAGATTGCTTCCATGGGGCTGCTCGGGGAGTTCAGCGAACTGCTCCTGCCCCGACGGTGTGCCGGATGCGGGCGGGAGAATGTCTCTCTGTGCACGGCCTGCCTGCAGATGCTCGGCGGAATCCCACGAGCGATGGAACCGCGGTACGGTCAGATCCCGATCGTCGGCGTCTGCGAATACAACTCACGCATCTCACGGATGGTCATCGGGTTCAAGGACGAGGGCCGCCGCGACATCCTCGACCCGCTGGCCCTCGCATTGACCCGGTCGGTCGTCGCGACTCTCGACCTCATCGACTACCGGGGAGGGGGGATCCGGCTCTTCCCTGCTCCGAGCTCGGCTCGCGCCCGGCGCCGTCGAGGCGGTTCGCACACCGCAGCGTTGGCTCGCAGGGCGATGGAACTGGCCCCGGGGCTGCCCTTGGAGGTCCACGATGTGCTGCGTGCCGAACGGTCCCGCGACCAAGTCGGACTCGGTGCGAAAGAGCGGGCGAACAATGCGGCGCGCACGCAGCATCTCGACGCGGCGGGACTGGAGATCATTCGGTCGTCCGATACGCGAGACCGTGGACGGACCGCCTCGGCGGACATCCTCGTCGATGATTTCTCCACGACCGGTGCGACACTGGCAGAAAGCGCACGATTACTGACATCGGTGCAGATCAGACCCGCTGCCGGAGCTGTTCTCGGTCTCGGCCGTGGGGGCACTCGATTTGTCTCTCCCTTTACTGTATAACGGTGTTTACCCATCCAAGGGCATGGGATCGGATGAATCCGACAAGCGAGTCGCTAAGGACACATCATGGACATCGTTGTCAACGGCCGTCAGCTGACCATCTCCGACAGCTTCAGAGCTCACATCGAAGACAAGATCGCGAAGGTCGAACAGCTTGCTCCCCGAGCTCAGCGCGTTGAAGTGCACGTCACTCACGAGAAGAACTCCCGCCAGCCCGAAACGAGCGAACGGGTTGAGCTCACCGTGGTGGCGAAGGGACCGGCGATCCGAGCAGAGGCCATGGCCAGCGACAAATATGCGGCACTCGATCTGGCATGGGCGAAACTCGTCGAACGACTCAGGCGCGCCAGAGACCGGCACAAGGTGCCGCGTTCGGGACATCACCGGAAGGAATCCACCGCCGAAGTGCTCGCGAAGATGCCCGTCGCAGAACCGATGGTGCCCGACGCCGACGCAGATTCCTCGAGTGCTGCAGGCGAGCAGACGACCGGCGTCGATCGGACGAACGGTCGGATCAAGGCCGAGGGAGATTCGCCGGTGGTGCTGAGGGAGAAGACCTTCAACGCCGCACCGATCGGCATCGAAGAGGCCCTCAACAGGATGGAGCTCGTCGGTCACGACTTCTACCTGTTCATCGATGAGGAATCGAGCAAACCCTCCGTCGTCTACCGCCGCAAGGGCTGGAGCTACGGAGTCATCGCCCTCGACCACGAACTCCAAGAAGCCACCGAATAACCCTTATTGCTACCTGACGGCGCCCCAGCAACCCCTCGTGGACTGGTCCCCAAAAGTTGGACTGCTGTGAGGTCAGCATAGTTCGTAAATAGGCTCACCATCCTTGGCGGTCTTGTTCCGATATTCCATCGGGGCAAGATCGCCAAGTCGTGTCGAGATCCTTTCGTAGTTATACCAATGAATGTACTCATTGATCGCGGCTTTGAGGTCCTCGACCGTGTCGAACTTCTGCAGATAGAACATCTCGGACTTCAACTGCCCGAAGAAGTTCTCCGCCATCGCGTTATCCCAGCAGTTTCCCTTCCGCGACATCGACGGTGTAGCACCATGCTTAGCTAGAATCGACGCCCAGGACACGTGCTGGTACTGAAACCCCTGGTCCGTGTGCACCAGCGGTGTCTGCCCGGGACGCAGTCCCTGACAGGCTCGCATCAGCGACTCGTTCGTCAATGCCGTGTTCGGTGACGTCGACATCGAGTACGACACCACACCGGCATCGAACAGATCGATCACTGGTGACAGATACAGTTTCTTGTCTTCAACAGCGAATTCCGTGACGTCGGAAACCCATTTCTCGTTCGGTTCATCAGCGGTGAACTCCCGATTGAGTACGTTGTCAGCAACGGCTCCGACCGTGCCGCGATGGGAGTCGAATTTCTTCTTCCGCACCTCGGTCTGCAGACCCATGTCACGCATTAATCGCAGTACGGTCTTCTTCGCGATCGTGATGCCCTGTTTGACCAAGACAGCCCAGATCTTGCGGTGCCCGTAGCGTTTGTGACTCTTCTCGAAGATGTCCTCGATGAGGGTTCTCACCTGCGCGTATGGGTCGGGTCTCACGTCGAATCGTTTCTGGTGGTAGAAGAACGTCGACCGGGCCAAACCCGCGACCTGCAGCAGCAATGGCAGTGGATAGTCTGCTGAGTGTGTCAACCCCATTTGGCCCCACTGTGATGCTTTGATTTGGCCCCACCCCAGCATGTGTGGTCGTGCTCGCCGCGCGTTGGTAACAGTCGCGGCCCAGCGGGGTCGGGCGGTGTTGTGTTGCGAGCCTTTCTCCGGCCACAGGAGTGGCCGGGCCTCTCAGGTTCCAGTGTGGTCAGAACGGCGGATCGCCAGGGCCGTAGTCGGGTTCGGTTGGTCCGAATCGGCGACGCAGTCGCTGAAGGTCCTCAATAGCCGAATCGATCAGATCGGCGGCATGCTCGCGGCCACTGGGCTGAACAGACTCGATGGTGACACTGATCCCGTCCAGGAGATCCTGGGCGTCATTGAGGCGTTGGCTGATGTAGGCGACCCAGTCCTCGGTGGCATCGATGGCATTTCCGCTGGCTGGTTCCTGATCCTCGGTGGTGATCATGGTTGATCTCCTTCCTGCAAAGTGGCCTCTTCGCTCCTGGCCCGGGTGGTGCGCAGCCGGTAAGAGCTGGTGCCGGTGTTGATGATGTGGGCGTTAAACGTCAACCGATCGACAACGGCCGCGGCCAGCCGCGGGTCGGTGAATGTCTGCCCCCACTCGCTGAACGAGGCGTTCGAGGCTGTCGCAATCGAGGCTCGTTCCTCACGTTCGGTGATGATCTGGAAGAGTAACTCAGCTCCACGAGAATCGAGGCTGACATACCCCAACTCATCCAGGCACAGCAGGTCCAGGCGAGCATAGCGGCCCACTACCCGGGAGAGCTGCTTGGCATCGGCGGCCTCGGTGAGCTCGTTGACCAGGGCCGCCGTCGTGACGTAGCGGACTCTGCGGCCCTGCTCGGCCGCGGCGGTCCCCAGACCGATCAGCAGATGCGTCTTCCCTGTCCCGGAATCACCGAGTAGCACCAACGGCTCACCGGCATCGATCCACGCTCCGGTGGCCAGAGTCGCCAACCGGGCCGGCGGCAAATCCTCGATGGCGGCGGTATCGAAGTCGGACAGGTGCTTGGTGCGAGGAAACTTCGCTTCCTTGATCCGCCGGATCCGACGGCGGGCATCACGATCATCACACTCCGCGGCCAACACCTCAGCCAGGTAGGCCTTGTGCGAGAGCCGTTCTCGGGCTGCTGCCTCGGCCATCGGTGAGGCCTGGTCACGGATCGTGGGCATGAACAGGGTCCGACAAGCCGTGGCGATCGCGGCCTCAGCCGCCTGATCACCCAGAGCAGTCACTGCCGGCGTCGATGCCGGGATGGTTTTCGCGTTCATGCTCCCACCACCGAGACCAGTTCGTCATAGGCGCCCAGGCCCGGCACCGGCCTCTCCCCGACTGGTCCGACGTGGGCCGGGACGACCACCGCCGGTGGCGCAGTCATCGCCTGACCGGCCCGGCGGGCCTCGACCGCGACCACATCAGCATCGAAGCATCCCAACCCGGTCGCGGTTGTCAATGCGGTGACAATGTCACCGTTGGGCAGGCTGCGGTGCAGTAGCAGCACACCGATGAGCGCCCGGGTCCCGGCCGTGTCGCCGAGTTGCCCACGCGCAGCATCCCAGAACCGTTGATGAGCGTTCGTGAACATCCCGGACTTCCGGGCAGCCGCCAGCGCGGTGGCCCCGGCGAATGCTCCGGGCTTGCGTATGAGGACTTCCAGGTAGTGATCGAGGACCAAATCTTCGGTGTACTTATGCAGCGACCGGGTATGGACAGCGACCACCCCCGACTCAGCGATCACGGTCACCGTCGTGGCCCCCA belongs to Brevibacterium spongiae and includes:
- a CDS encoding LpqB family beta-propeller domain-containing protein; the encoded protein is MTSMKSRGIRSRRVRVRTLLVSVFAAFVLVGCSSIPTSSPVGHIEDDSGDTGASNARIPDGPEPGDNVSEIVRGFLAAGAGAGNNFSVARSFLTEAEAQEWSPQESVSVLPNDTDIDSLNQDLTSDQKTLSLSAPVVGLVDSSGVYNSTKPGTQSTLEFSLRQENGEWRISSAPDGLLISQSDFRTIFLNYSLQFYTSDYSYLVPDSRWFLRSSSTPTALMNELLSGPAPYLSGAVITAIPDGAKLSDSNVVTIENGVARVSLGAQTPAPSDREKGLIRQQISTTLQVIPSISSIELSIGGQTVSANLQSKTDSSIQVDGPPVVLADNRISRVSGTTVAKVENSPNLKGKKASDPAVSLDDSLYVYLQNERRELMRLKSDAVDATPILKGKRLVRPSIDRFNTIWTGEAENKGELKAVGRDGKVFTVTADFLSGRQLVDVEVSRDGTRVALLSRHKGEPDRIDVVGVPRDKAGNPAGRVSETPISVGANFDEVKDVSWAGSTSLVALAAEEGDTVQPFRIGVTGPSEQLGEVTGGSRIAGGADGRSILVTSSKGALYSYNSNAWQKLVDVAAKDPSYPG
- the hpf gene encoding ribosome hibernation-promoting factor, HPF/YfiA family — encoded protein: MDIVVNGRQLTISDSFRAHIEDKIAKVEQLAPRAQRVEVHVTHEKNSRQPETSERVELTVVAKGPAIRAEAMASDKYAALDLAWAKLVERLRRARDRHKVPRSGHHRKESTAEVLAKMPVAEPMVPDADADSSSAAGEQTTGVDRTNGRIKAEGDSPVVLREKTFNAAPIGIEEALNRMELVGHDFYLFIDEESSKPSVVYRRKGWSYGVIALDHELQEATE
- a CDS encoding IS3 family transposase — its product is MLGWGQIKASQWGQMGLTHSADYPLPLLLQVAGLARSTFFYHQKRFDVRPDPYAQVRTLIEDIFEKSHKRYGHRKIWAVLVKQGITIAKKTVLRLMRDMGLQTEVRKKKFDSHRGTVGAVADNVLNREFTADEPNEKWVSDVTEFAVEDKKLYLSPVIDLFDAGVVSYSMSTSPNTALTNESLMRACQGLRPGQTPLVHTDQGFQYQHVSWASILAKHGATPSMSRKGNCWDNAMAENFFGQLKSEMFYLQKFDTVEDLKAAINEYIHWYNYERISTRLGDLAPMEYRNKTAKDGEPIYELC
- the istB gene encoding IS21-like element helper ATPase IstB — its product is MNAKTIPASTPAVTALGDQAAEAAIATACRTLFMPTIRDQASPMAEAAARERLSHKAYLAEVLAAECDDRDARRRIRRIKEAKFPRTKHLSDFDTAAIEDLPPARLATLATGAWIDAGEPLVLLGDSGTGKTHLLIGLGTAAAEQGRRVRYVTTAALVNELTEAADAKQLSRVVGRYARLDLLCLDELGYVSLDSRGAELLFQIITEREERASIATASNASFSEWGQTFTDPRLAAAVVDRLTFNAHIINTGTSSYRLRTTRARSEEATLQEGDQP
- the mtrB gene encoding MtrAB system histidine kinase MtrB, which translates into the protein MSPDSAAGGPVRTAASALRTFWNFILRSFSHSLQVRIVVLTIVLTSVAIFGVGTYMSQQIARGLFDTRLDSLSSQTRSILAELRSLAPVDGQAVTQDTLSSQLSSIYNRSAGSVYSLTLEPKDPNSSFTTITAGDAAEDGETAKVPISEELREAIRKAPTDDKLYQSVSLPDGTGPGLLITQELQIPGAGQFQLYYLGDLSEQQDTLNFVQRSMFVAALVLVVLVGAVAWIVTRLVVTPVRTGAEVARLIADGDLDERMPVHGNDEIAVLGESFNDMADTLQHQIEQMERLSVLQRQFVSDVSHELRTPLTTIRAAADLIYDSRDELDPVTARSAELLNSQAERFDNLLSDLLEISRYDAGAAALVAKPVDIGAIVTSVIETVSMVAEQMSTGIVVHAPSSPVMAEVDRVRITRIVRNLVVNAIEHGEGNPIDIYVASNAEAVAVSVRDHGVGMNEDQVEHVFDRFWRADPARKRTLGGSGLGLAISLEDAHLHSGWLQVWGKIGEGSCFRLTIPRRPDQEITSSPLPLPPRDAQIQGAALVAGPLSSDGSVRIQTGSIPIVVETDQQVLTDDPQQHVETIETLEDDNDLDQPESAAETEDENEGGRS
- the mtrA gene encoding MtrAB system response regulator MtrA, producing MNARILVVDDDTALAEMIGIVLKSEGFEPFFCATGDQAFEEFQKVSPDLVLLDLMLPGKDGLEVCREIREISSVPIIMLTAKSDTVDVVLGLESGADDYVPKPFKPKELIARVRARLRISEPQAPELLTVGDVVVDVAGHTVTKGGSPVSLTPLEFDLLVALARKPWQVFSRETLLEEVWGYRHAADTRLVNVHVQRLRSKIERDPEKPDIIVTVRGVGYKAGRAA
- a CDS encoding ComF family protein yields the protein MGLLGEFSELLLPRRCAGCGRENVSLCTACLQMLGGIPRAMEPRYGQIPIVGVCEYNSRISRMVIGFKDEGRRDILDPLALALTRSVVATLDLIDYRGGGIRLFPAPSSARARRRRGGSHTAALARRAMELAPGLPLEVHDVLRAERSRDQVGLGAKERANNAARTQHLDAAGLEIIRSSDTRDRGRTASADILVDDFSTTGATLAESARLLTSVQIRPAAGAVLGLGRGGTRFVSPFTV